From Jeotgalibaca dankookensis, one genomic window encodes:
- a CDS encoding Gx transporter family protein, with protein MKKNKRLLYISLLASQGVVITLLERSIPFPFGFAPGAKLGLANIITILAIFTLPPKDSLKVVWMRLLVSTLLGGTLSTFLYSFAGAFLSYFGMRAVRRLGPERVSLIGVSATGGILHNVGQLIVASAIAQSFSVMLYLPILAFTGIFSGIAVGIAANYLMERVVAIKTFQKEEAKNDRLTKRWYDAQYTKEFKELE; from the coding sequence ATGAAAAAAAATAAACGATTATTATATATCTCTCTATTAGCATCCCAAGGAGTGGTTATTACCTTATTAGAGCGATCGATTCCATTTCCTTTTGGGTTTGCACCAGGAGCCAAATTAGGCTTAGCTAATATTATTACCATTCTAGCTATTTTTACACTACCACCCAAAGACAGTCTCAAAGTGGTTTGGATGCGACTATTAGTTTCTACCTTGTTAGGTGGAACACTCTCAACTTTTCTGTATAGTTTTGCAGGAGCTTTTCTAAGTTATTTTGGTATGAGGGCAGTGAGGCGTCTAGGACCAGAACGTGTCAGTTTAATAGGAGTGAGTGCAACGGGCGGTATTTTACACAATGTAGGCCAATTAATTGTTGCCAGCGCTATTGCTCAGTCTTTTAGCGTCATGCTTTACTTACCTATTTTAGCTTTTACAGGGATTTTCTCAGGGATTGCTGTAGGAATTGCGGCCAACTATTTAATGGAACGCGTGGTAGCGATTAAAACCTTCCAAAAAGAAGAAGCCAAGAACGACCGATTGACTAAAAGATGGTATGACGCTCAATATACAAAAGAGTTCAAAGAATTAGAGTGA
- a CDS encoding ferrous iron transport protein A: MVNNLGAPKKDPKAYEIGGAVIAIRDEDANYISVDKEAV, translated from the coding sequence ATGGTTAATAATTTAGGCGCACCTAAAAAAGATCCAAAAGCTTATGAAATAGGAGGCGCTGTCATTGCAATTCGCGATGAGGACGCAAATTATATCAGCGTTGACAAGGAGGCGGTATAA
- the feoB gene encoding ferrous iron transporter B, with protein MYYRMKKMGRHVISLAGNPNVGKSTVFNQLTGLKQHTGNWPGKTVGLAEGIADFKGKSYCLVDLPGTYSLSSNSEEEEVAQAFIESDRSEATVCVCDATSLERSLNLVLQIMQASDKVVVCVNLIDEARRKGIHIDIEKLQYLLGVPVVATAARQNEGLDDLMAALSKIDSGTLKMNPYMKEALVSLQENPEENKLALLDRASAIANDVVEITDEYYNRRDRNLDKILTQKSTGIPIMILLLIMVFWLTIQGANAPSDALATFFAIIGDYLNQFARIIQMPEWLRGALIDGIYNVLSTVISVMLPPMAIFFPLFTLLEDFGYLPRVAFNLDKYFARAGACGKQALTMCMGFGCNAAGIVGTRIINSPREKLIAIVTNNFVPCNGRFPILISIITMFFVGSSVSLGGSFLSAILLAATVILGVLTTFWISQLLSKTILKGVPSSFTLELPPYRKPQVGSVIVRSIFDRTLFVLWRAILVAAPAGLVIWMLANITIGDYSLLTRVTDVIDPFARLMGLDGTILMAFILGLLANEIVIPIMVMGYLSKSTLFEFESLDQFKNLLLNNGWTWLTAVNMILFTIYHWPCSTTLLTIYKETKSSKWTWISFLVPTLMGVSVCMLTTFLAHSFNLV; from the coding sequence TTGTATTACAGAATGAAAAAAATGGGCAGGCACGTCATCTCATTAGCAGGCAACCCTAATGTTGGCAAAAGCACTGTTTTTAACCAATTGACCGGCCTAAAGCAACATACTGGCAATTGGCCCGGAAAGACTGTTGGTTTAGCGGAAGGAATAGCAGACTTTAAAGGAAAATCTTATTGTCTGGTTGATTTGCCAGGTACTTATTCACTTTCATCCAACTCAGAAGAAGAGGAGGTTGCGCAAGCTTTTATTGAATCCGATCGATCAGAAGCAACCGTTTGTGTTTGCGATGCCACCTCATTAGAGCGTAGTTTGAATCTCGTTTTACAAATTATGCAAGCAAGTGATAAAGTTGTTGTCTGTGTCAATTTAATCGATGAAGCACGTCGCAAAGGGATACATATTGATATTGAGAAATTACAGTATTTATTAGGGGTACCTGTTGTAGCAACCGCAGCACGGCAGAACGAAGGTTTAGATGATTTGATGGCTGCTCTTTCAAAAATTGATTCCGGAACACTAAAAATGAATCCCTACATGAAAGAGGCCTTAGTTAGTTTACAAGAAAATCCTGAAGAAAATAAATTAGCACTTTTAGACCGTGCTAGTGCAATTGCAAACGACGTTGTAGAAATCACGGATGAATATTACAATCGCCGTGATCGAAATTTAGACAAAATTTTAACCCAAAAATCAACTGGCATTCCTATTATGATTTTGTTATTAATTATGGTTTTCTGGCTAACGATTCAAGGAGCCAACGCACCGTCTGATGCCTTAGCGACCTTTTTTGCTATAATTGGCGATTACCTCAATCAGTTCGCTCGAATCATTCAGATGCCTGAGTGGCTACGTGGTGCTTTAATTGACGGGATTTATAATGTTCTCTCAACAGTTATTTCAGTCATGCTACCCCCAATGGCTATTTTCTTTCCTTTGTTTACACTTTTAGAGGACTTTGGTTATTTACCTCGTGTTGCTTTTAATTTGGATAAATACTTCGCAAGAGCAGGCGCTTGTGGTAAACAAGCCTTAACCATGTGTATGGGATTTGGCTGTAATGCTGCCGGCATAGTGGGAACACGCATTATAAATTCACCTAGAGAAAAATTAATTGCAATTGTAACGAATAATTTTGTGCCATGTAACGGGCGCTTCCCTATTTTAATTTCTATTATTACTATGTTTTTTGTAGGAAGTTCGGTTAGCTTAGGCGGTAGTTTCCTTTCGGCAATTTTACTAGCGGCTACGGTTATCCTAGGTGTCTTGACTACTTTTTGGATTTCACAACTGCTTTCTAAAACGATCTTAAAAGGGGTTCCTTCTTCATTTACTCTTGAACTCCCCCCTTACCGTAAACCACAAGTTGGATCCGTGATTGTGCGTTCCATTTTTGATCGCACACTCTTTGTACTCTGGCGTGCCATCCTCGTAGCGGCACCAGCAGGATTGGTTATCTGGATGCTAGCTAACATTACAATTGGTGATTACAGTCTTTTAACTCGTGTTACCGATGTCATTGATCCTTTCGCTCGTTTAATGGGATTAGATGGAACTATTTTAATGGCTTTTATTTTGGGATTACTTGCAAACGAAATTGTTATCCCGATAATGGTTATGGGTTATTTAAGTAAGTCCACTCTGTTTGAGTTTGAGTCTCTAGACCAATTTAAAAACCTTCTGTTAAATAATGGTTGGACTTGGTTAACTGCTGTCAATATGATTCTCTTTACAATCTATCACTGGCCTTGTTCAACAACACTGCTTACCATCTATAAAGAAACAAAAAGTAGTAAATGGACTTGGATATCTTTCCTTGTCCCTACCTTAATGGGAGTTAGTGTTTGTATGCTAACGACCTTCCTTGCTCATTCGTTTAATTTAGTTTAG